From one Mesomycoplasma ovipneumoniae genomic stretch:
- a CDS encoding MAG1140 family protein → MTSKIYQNNKITIIISVFLLILMGTSFYYFFQIKTYRTVNFILEIDEKHKTFATVNSDIYYLMDKDSFAQFQFQDRVVRLEITKIVNVKQNEFVIEFTKSLLLKPKTQLPAVLFLKNTGNFLDLFTK, encoded by the coding sequence TTGACATCAAAGATATATCAAAACAATAAGATAACAATAATAATTAGTGTCTTTTTGCTAATTTTGATGGGTACAAGTTTTTACTATTTTTTCCAAATAAAAACTTATAGGACCGTTAATTTTATTTTAGAAATCGATGAAAAACATAAAACATTTGCAACAGTAAATTCAGACATATATTATTTAATGGATAAAGATTCATTTGCCCAATTTCAATTTCAGGACCGAGTAGTTAGACTTGAAATTACAAAAATTGTTAATGTAAAACAGAATGAATTTGTTATTGAATTCACAAAATCGCTATTATTAAAGCCAAAAACTCAATTGCCGGCAGTTCTTTTTTTAAAAAATACAGGTAATTTTTTAGATCTTTTTACAAAATAG
- a CDS encoding Mbov_0121 family peptidase domain-containing ABC transporter — MKVFLQKDLKDCGLAVLQSIYHFFYDKKISINSLKTKAFYSNDGINIANLERLAKEFGIILESYGGPYENLKTLEIVKPTIILIKTGDLNHYVLLTKVKKSKFEIIDPLKGKVKIKAETMAKIFQNVVIFAQKDPEYKRSKIKDKSWNNWWFFLESKSNWYLIFLFFITAVSNFLSSLFMKTIIDKVLPQQDIGLVIKVSLFFAWVVIWRILQDIIKKIYIHKIELKIEKDIFDRFFNALKTGKNFQLLKLDNHDYIRRINLIPSFAAFSASFYYHIFNEVITFLISFFILLWIDIKILGLIIGIGIIYLFISIIVRKSISKNHQFLMEDQLNSLTSTNDMIFSLENLKRDDVYKNLKHQFDEKYYRYKKTEFNIWKKESYLSSFNNFLFSIAPILIVVISSFWIFDKKLSIGELLLFLSFFSFFINPLSSFVNIVTNLPIFLKEFELLNFVLNIEKETTGKYHQKISDIKLKDLSVSYYKNKTLFYIEKMQIKENLHIIGKNGSGKSTFLRLLNQEIVYNGDFLINNLDLKYYDQNELRKKICYIKSQNYFPNISVLSFITNENPEKIQNLINNFQRFDIQEMLYEWQISLDSKFVNNGSNFSSGQKQIIALLQLLTKDFDLILLDEAFENIDEKNFEFLKKVISNYQKNAMFIEISHSKRYVIEQGETFDIKDISKQ, encoded by the coding sequence ATGAAAGTATTTTTGCAAAAGGATTTAAAAGATTGTGGATTGGCGGTTCTTCAATCAATTTATCATTTCTTTTATGATAAAAAAATATCAATAAACTCTTTAAAAACAAAAGCTTTTTATTCAAATGACGGGATAAACATTGCTAATTTAGAGCGATTAGCAAAGGAATTTGGAATTATTCTTGAATCTTACGGGGGTCCTTATGAGAATTTAAAAACTTTAGAGATCGTAAAACCGACTATTATTCTAATTAAAACTGGTGATTTAAATCATTATGTTTTATTAACAAAAGTAAAAAAATCAAAATTTGAAATTATCGATCCCTTAAAAGGAAAAGTCAAAATTAAAGCTGAAACAATGGCAAAAATTTTCCAAAATGTTGTAATTTTTGCCCAAAAAGATCCTGAATATAAAAGATCAAAAATAAAAGATAAATCATGGAATAATTGGTGATTTTTCCTTGAGTCAAAAAGTAATTGGTATCTTATTTTTTTATTTTTTATAACTGCAGTTAGTAATTTTTTATCTTCATTATTCATGAAAACAATAATTGACAAGGTTTTGCCACAACAAGACATTGGACTTGTTATAAAAGTGAGTCTTTTCTTTGCTTGGGTTGTAATTTGGCGAATTTTACAAGATATTATTAAAAAAATATATATTCATAAAATTGAACTAAAAATTGAAAAAGATATTTTTGACCGTTTTTTTAATGCTTTAAAAACGGGCAAAAATTTTCAACTTTTAAAATTAGATAATCATGATTACATTAGAAGAATTAATTTAATTCCAAGTTTTGCAGCTTTTTCGGCCAGTTTTTATTACCATATTTTTAACGAAGTTATTACTTTTTTAATTTCATTTTTTATATTGTTGTGGATAGACATTAAAATTTTGGGCTTAATTATTGGAATAGGCATAATTTACCTTTTTATTAGCATAATTGTGCGAAAAAGTATTTCAAAAAATCACCAATTTTTAATGGAAGATCAACTAAATAGCTTGACAAGTACAAATGACATGATTTTTTCGCTTGAAAATTTAAAGCGTGATGATGTTTATAAAAATTTAAAACATCAATTTGATGAAAAATATTACCGTTATAAAAAAACAGAATTTAATATTTGGAAAAAAGAGAGTTATTTATCAAGTTTCAATAATTTTCTTTTTTCAATAGCACCAATTTTAATTGTAGTTATTTCCTCTTTTTGAATTTTTGACAAAAAATTATCAATCGGCGAATTACTGCTTTTTTTAAGTTTTTTTAGTTTTTTTATTAATCCGCTTTCTTCATTTGTTAATATAGTCACTAATTTGCCAATTTTTTTAAAGGAATTTGAGCTTTTAAATTTTGTGCTCAACATTGAAAAAGAGACAACCGGCAAATATCACCAAAAAATTTCAGATATAAAATTAAAAGATCTAAGCGTAAGTTATTATAAAAATAAGACGCTTTTTTATATTGAAAAAATGCAAATAAAAGAAAATTTGCACATAATTGGAAAAAATGGAAGCGGAAAGTCTACATTTTTACGACTTTTAAATCAGGAAATTGTTTATAACGGTGATTTTTTAATTAATAATCTTGATTTAAAATATTATGACCAAAATGAGTTACGCAAGAAAATTTGTTACATAAAATCGCAAAATTATTTCCCTAACATTAGCGTTCTTTCTTTTATAACAAATGAAAATCCTGAAAAAATTCAAAATTTAATTAATAATTTTCAACGATTTGACATTCAAGAAATGCTTTATGAATGGCAAATTTCCCTTGATTCAAAATTTGTTAACAATGGCTCAAATTTTTCAAGTGGACAAAAGCAAATAATCGCACTTTTGCAACTTTTAACTAAGGATTTTGACTTAATTTTATTAGATGAGGCTTTTGAAAACATCGATGAAAAAAATTTTGAATTTTTAAAGAAAGTAATCTCAAATTACCAAAAAAATGCAATGTTTATCGAGATCTCTCATTCAAAAAGGTATGTAATTGAACAAGGAGAAACTTTTGACATCAAAGATATATCAAAACAATAA
- a CDS encoding phosphopentomutase: MEQYKFNRIFLIVTDSLGIGDDGFQEVFGDSGANTLYCVSKTGELRIPFWKKMGISNVAKIENSGKINKEPLAYVSKIIVKSNAKDTLAGHWEMMGIETVNPNPNFDQGFPNELIRELEKAFDNREIIGNKSISGTVILSELGQKSIDEGKIIVYTSPDSTLQICGHEETLGLENLYRYAKAARKICSSRPEWNVARVIARPYIGQNGKFTRTFNRHDYANTPPKSILDRLQQKGIETIGVGKIGDIFSKQGLDKIFGPDSDENNMDIAIDIASKSTKNQFIFVNLVEFDSSYGHRRDIMGYCQNLNNFDIKLAKLVNTLKDDDLLIVSSDHGNDPCFPGTNHTREALPLTIFSKKFTSKFKKLKNPVDSLATIGNIIARNFQVEQAEIGEDIFDSLE, translated from the coding sequence ATGGAACAATACAAATTTAATCGAATTTTCTTAATAGTAACTGATTCGCTCGGAATTGGGGATGATGGTTTTCAAGAAGTTTTTGGCGATTCGGGCGCAAATACTTTATATTGTGTTTCAAAAACTGGTGAATTAAGAATTCCTTTCTGAAAAAAAATGGGAATTTCTAATGTGGCTAAAATTGAAAATAGTGGCAAAATAAATAAAGAACCACTTGCTTATGTTTCAAAAATTATCGTAAAATCAAATGCAAAAGACACCCTCGCGGGTCACTGAGAAATGATGGGAATTGAAACTGTTAATCCTAACCCAAATTTTGATCAGGGTTTTCCTAATGAACTAATAAGAGAGCTCGAAAAAGCCTTTGATAATCGAGAAATTATTGGCAATAAATCAATTAGTGGGACTGTAATTTTGTCAGAATTAGGACAAAAATCTATCGATGAGGGCAAAATAATTGTCTATACCTCACCTGATTCAACTCTACAAATTTGTGGTCATGAAGAAACATTAGGACTTGAAAATCTATATCGCTATGCAAAAGCTGCAAGAAAAATTTGTTCTTCAAGGCCAGAATGAAACGTTGCTCGCGTTATTGCTCGCCCTTATATTGGCCAAAACGGAAAATTTACACGCACTTTTAACAGACATGACTATGCAAATACACCGCCAAAATCAATTCTTGATAGATTACAGCAAAAAGGAATTGAAACTATCGGAGTCGGTAAAATTGGCGATATTTTTTCAAAACAGGGACTTGATAAAATTTTTGGGCCTGACAGTGATGAAAATAATATGGATATCGCAATTGATATTGCCTCCAAATCCACAAAAAATCAATTTATTTTTGTGAATTTGGTCGAATTTGACTCAAGTTATGGTCACCGTCGAGATATTATGGGATATTGTCAAAATTTAAATAATTTTGACATTAAACTAGCAAAATTAGTAAATACTTTAAAAGATGATGACTTGTTAATTGTTTCTTCTGATCACGGAAATGACCCTTGTTTTCCCGGCACAAATCACACACGCGAGGCTCTACCACTAACAATTTTTTCAAAAAAATTCACATCAAAGTTCAAAAAGTTAAAAAATCCTGTTGATTCACTTGCAACTATTGGAAACATAATTGCCAGAAATTTTCAAGTTGAGCAAGCAGAAATAGGTGAAGATATTTTCGATTCTTTAGAATAA
- a CDS encoding transcription antitermination protein NusB produces the protein MNHLNKKNSPKSQKYRNKKKNTLPYFDLEAKEFAHVLQKQRSLFVSSVDCNSSKNLPGNLSQNETQEGLKNYDILRPQSCQHNSNLMKITYENRAFCSNSESINHQKNHIKNFEDDDENSCHEFQSLSKQRIKRMANISIIYGSQLFDQNIDIDEIKNKYFEVTFDQLKILTFVKKNYVFLKKVITLQLKSNWSWDRMLPLIRSILLLGAAELFFQPRRIIFNEAIEITKIFSIEGGDEFSFVNAVLQKVYNYYENKNLLRPQK, from the coding sequence ATGAATCATTTAAACAAAAAAAATTCGCCAAAAAGCCAAAAATATAGGAATAAGAAAAAAAATACTCTTCCTTATTTTGATCTAGAAGCAAAGGAATTTGCACATGTTTTACAAAAGCAACGCTCTCTTTTTGTAAGTTCGGTCGACTGTAATAGTTCTAAAAATTTACCTGGTAATTTAAGTCAAAATGAAACTCAAGAGGGTCTAAAAAACTACGACATCTTGAGACCCCAAAGTTGTCAACACAACAGCAATTTAATGAAAATAACATATGAAAATCGAGCTTTTTGCTCAAATAGTGAGTCAATAAATCATCAAAAGAACCATATTAAAAACTTTGAAGACGACGATGAAAATAGTTGTCATGAGTTTCAAAGTCTATCCAAACAACGAATTAAAAGAATGGCTAATATTTCAATTATTTATGGCTCACAACTTTTTGATCAAAATATCGACATTGATGAAATAAAAAATAAGTATTTTGAAGTGACTTTTGATCAGCTAAAAATTCTTACTTTTGTCAAGAAAAACTATGTTTTTTTGAAAAAAGTCATTACTTTACAGTTAAAATCTAATTGAAGTTGAGATAGAATGTTGCCATTGATTCGATCAATTTTGCTTTTGGGAGCTGCTGAATTATTTTTCCAACCTCGCCGAATTATTTTTAATGAGGCTATTGAAATCACTAAAATTTTTAGCATTGAAGGTGGCGATGAATTTAGTTTTGTAAATGCTGTTTTGCAAAAAGTATACAATTATTATGAAAACAAGAATCTTCTTAGACCTCAAAAATAA
- a CDS encoding TlyA family RNA methyltransferase, translating to MNLLSKILSMGFEKAESLIKTGHVKVNNKVCLLPAYKIKDLDQVTVEIKEKYVSRGAIKLLWAYEKFGLDFNNKIVLDIGSSKGGFTQICLEKGAKKVFALDSGLNQLDYSLRIDPRVSVKEKTNIKYVTSDFFDEKIDIIVCDVSFISLKIVVSVVKNLLKKGQSFIALFKPQFEASSKYVQKGGYVLPEFHEFLINRLVEFAKNDFDFVNSTKSPIKGLKSKNIEYFLHFIKKND from the coding sequence ATGAACCTACTTAGCAAAATTCTAAGCATGGGTTTTGAAAAAGCTGAATCATTAATTAAAACTGGTCATGTAAAAGTTAATAATAAAGTATGCCTTCTGCCAGCATATAAAATTAAAGATTTAGACCAAGTGACAGTTGAAATAAAAGAAAAATATGTCTCCCGCGGCGCCATAAAATTACTTTGAGCTTACGAAAAATTTGGACTTGATTTTAATAACAAAATTGTTCTAGATATTGGGTCTTCTAAAGGTGGTTTTACACAAATTTGCCTTGAAAAAGGCGCAAAAAAAGTTTTTGCACTTGATTCAGGCTTGAATCAATTAGATTATTCTTTAAGAATTGACCCTAGAGTTTCAGTAAAAGAAAAAACCAACATTAAATATGTTACAAGTGATTTTTTTGATGAAAAAATCGACATAATTGTTTGCGATGTTTCCTTTATTAGTCTCAAAATTGTTGTTAGTGTTGTAAAAAATCTGTTAAAAAAAGGGCAAAGTTTTATTGCTTTATTTAAACCTCAATTTGAGGCTAGCTCAAAATATGTCCAAAAAGGCGGTTATGTTTTGCCTGAATTTCATGAGTTTTTAATTAACAGACTGGTTGAATTTGCTAAAAATGACTTTGATTTTGTTAATTCGACTAAATCGCCAATTAAAGGGTTAAAATCAAAAAATATCGAATATTTTTTGCATTTTATCAAGAAAAATGACTAA
- a CDS encoding aminotransferase class V-fold PLP-dependent enzyme: MTNFKEFFPFLNKVTYLDSAAMTQKPISVVEKINHFYTNCAVNTHSSNSKIAFENLQILNQTREKIAKLIDGLPEEIIFTSGTTESINLFANMIKKVIRKGDEILLSPLNHSSNLLVWVKIAQKVRAKIVYSTKIVDKISPKTAVIALTQANNSILVDLDLAKIWETAIKNGAFVINDATQSINFQKVSMNFCHALAFSSNKFYGPTGLGVLAIKKYLMGSLEPVKFGGGIIRKFDNKNLLFYNDYRKFEAGTLNFAAIWGLNAAIDFINEIGLETIYKKIKILSDYLYEKLEKIDDIEIFSKKGDHIIIFNIKGFSAQDVASYLGNNDIYVRSGNFCVPLLKKVLKNDSFIRVSLGFYNDFADIDDLITNLEEKRFLDFV; this comes from the coding sequence ATGACTAATTTTAAAGAGTTTTTTCCTTTTTTAAATAAAGTAACTTATTTAGATTCAGCAGCAATGACGCAAAAACCGATATCTGTAGTTGAAAAAATTAACCATTTTTACACAAATTGTGCTGTTAATACTCATTCATCAAATTCAAAAATCGCCTTTGAAAATTTACAGATTTTAAACCAAACTCGTGAAAAAATTGCAAAATTAATTGATGGTTTGCCTGAAGAAATTATTTTTACTTCCGGAACAACAGAATCAATAAACCTTTTTGCCAATATGATTAAAAAAGTCATAAGAAAGGGAGATGAAATTTTGCTCTCACCTTTAAATCATTCTTCAAATTTACTTGTTTGAGTCAAAATTGCTCAAAAGGTGCGCGCAAAAATTGTTTATAGCACAAAAATAGTTGACAAAATTTCACCAAAAACAGCTGTTATTGCTTTAACTCAGGCAAATAATTCAATTTTAGTTGATCTAGATTTAGCCAAAATTTGAGAAACAGCTATAAAAAACGGCGCTTTTGTAATAAATGATGCAACACAATCAATAAACTTTCAAAAAGTTAGTATGAATTTTTGCCATGCATTGGCTTTTAGTTCTAATAAATTTTACGGGCCAACTGGATTAGGCGTGCTTGCAATAAAAAAATATTTGATGGGGTCACTGGAACCTGTAAAATTTGGAGGGGGCATAATTCGAAAATTTGACAACAAAAATTTGCTTTTTTATAATGATTATCGCAAATTTGAGGCCGGAACACTAAATTTTGCTGCAATTTGGGGCTTAAATGCTGCTATTGATTTTATAAATGAAATTGGACTTGAAACAATTTATAAAAAAATTAAAATTTTGTCTGATTATTTATATGAAAAATTAGAAAAAATTGATGATATTGAAATTTTTTCTAAAAAAGGCGACCATATTATAATTTTCAATATTAAAGGTTTTAGCGCTCAAGATGTTGCTTCATACCTAGGAAATAACGATATTTATGTTCGAAGCGGGAATTTTTGTGTACCGTTACTAAAAAAAGTGCTAAAAAATGATAGTTTCATCAGAGTTTCGCTTGGTTTTTACAATGATTTTGCTGATATTGACGACTTAATTACCAACTTAGAAGAAAAGAGGTTTTTAGATTTTGTATAA
- a CDS encoding iron-sulfur cluster assembly scaffold protein yields the protein MYNDFIIRRNIIVDANEKFKEKRRICKSTSSEMNNNCDDWAQLDLEIIGQKIKKIQFCASGCTLLLASCYLFEKILINKTISEAQILLENYEEMIKSQKIIPILGDLNALFMVKSHPNRVICISLPLFLLQKQIKNHENS from the coding sequence TTGTATAATGATTTTATTATTCGACGAAATATTATTGTCGATGCTAATGAAAAATTCAAAGAAAAGCGACGAATTTGTAAGTCAACAAGCTCTGAAATGAATAATAACTGTGATGATTGGGCTCAGTTAGACTTAGAAATTATTGGACAAAAAATTAAAAAAATACAATTTTGTGCTTCAGGTTGTACTCTTTTGCTCGCAAGTTGTTATTTATTTGAAAAAATTTTAATTAATAAAACCATAAGTGAAGCGCAAATTTTGCTTGAAAATTATGAAGAAATGATTAAATCTCAAAAAATTATCCCAATTTTAGGAGATTTAAATGCGCTTTTTATGGTTAAAAGTCACCCAAACCGAGTAATTTGTATCAGTCTACCTTTGTTTTTGTTGCAAAAACAAATTAAAAATCATGAAAACAGTTAG
- a CDS encoding pseudouridine synthase, with amino-acid sequence MKTVRIHKFLSQMGIASRRKAEILINEKRIKINGQFARIGQKISELDVVEFDGQKINKKPKIVWYALNKPKNYITSRTDPQNRPTIMEFFDKNSYLFPVGRLDFETTGLILVTNDGETSNKLLHPSSKIQRTYLVKTDFNLNDEEINFLNNNEIYLDNVKSVQKVQKVASRTYIVKVWQGSNHHVKKIFISVSKKVLMLRRLSFATIELGNLKPGEKRKLSQAEILSLKNIF; translated from the coding sequence ATGAAAACAGTTAGAATTCATAAATTTTTATCGCAAATGGGAATTGCCTCCAGACGAAAAGCCGAAATATTAATCAATGAAAAACGAATAAAAATTAATGGCCAATTTGCACGAATCGGCCAAAAAATTTCTGAGCTTGATGTTGTTGAGTTTGACGGTCAAAAAATAAATAAAAAACCAAAAATCGTCTGATATGCGCTAAACAAACCAAAAAATTATATTACAAGTCGAACTGATCCACAAAATAGGCCGACAATAATGGAATTTTTTGATAAAAATTCCTATTTGTTTCCAGTAGGACGACTGGATTTTGAAACAACCGGTCTAATTTTGGTAACAAATGATGGCGAGACTAGCAATAAATTACTTCATCCTAGTTCAAAAATTCAGAGAACATATTTAGTCAAAACTGATTTTAACTTAAATGACGAGGAAATTAATTTTTTGAATAACAATGAAATTTATTTAGATAATGTAAAATCTGTTCAAAAAGTTCAAAAAGTGGCCTCACGGACATATATTGTCAAAGTTTGGCAAGGTTCCAACCATCATGTTAAAAAAATTTTTATCTCTGTTTCCAAAAAAGTACTTATGCTCCGAAGATTAAGTTTTGCAACTATTGAACTTGGAAATTTAAAGCCAGGTGAAAAACGTAAACTGTCTCAAGCCGAAATTTTGTCACTGAAGAATATTTTTTAA
- the lepB gene encoding signal peptidase I, which produces MKNDSTMGKNNFVTDKPKKKFFNKKTFLFGLSALVFSIAVTVFILFTFIFRLVDVEGNSMFPTLQHGQKIFINRVKSPKRNNIVAFNYKEIVLIKRILGLPGDKITVKENEIYINDKKVADFIKSATFLFDGIVPENKFFAVGDNLENSSDSRDFGFFDLDDVIGIL; this is translated from the coding sequence ATGAAAAATGATTCAACTATGGGAAAAAATAATTTTGTAACTGATAAGCCAAAGAAAAAATTTTTTAATAAAAAAACCTTTTTATTTGGTTTGTCAGCTTTAGTCTTTTCAATTGCCGTAACAGTTTTTATTCTCTTTACTTTTATTTTTAGGTTAGTTGATGTTGAAGGTAACTCGATGTTTCCAACTCTTCAACACGGACAAAAAATTTTTATTAATAGGGTAAAATCACCAAAAAGAAACAATATTGTCGCTTTTAATTACAAAGAAATAGTTTTAATTAAAAGGATTTTGGGACTGCCAGGGGATAAAATAACTGTTAAAGAAAATGAAATTTACATAAATGATAAAAAAGTTGCAGATTTTATCAAAAGCGCAACTTTTTTGTTCGATGGAATAGTGCCTGAAAATAAATTTTTTGCTGTTGGTGATAATTTAGAAAACAGTAGCGATAGCAGAGATTTTGGATTTTTTGATCTAGATGATGTCATTGGGATTTTATAG
- the ylqF gene encoding ribosome biogenesis GTPase YlqF — MAKSINDIENKARIADLFILVVDGRCPISSLNENFSQIAKEKMTLVIVTKIDLADKNKFTKIKKFFTDKKFFVLFVNLRDYSARLEIISHLNKIFKIKQEKNSTKFFSPSLKCFVVGVPNTGKSTLINLITKSQLKVGNQPGITRNNQWISYDKFLFLDTPGILLPKMDDQILAVKLAIIGLIRWEIINISDLFIEAYKIISEQYPNFITDLELKPSLIDSEIEENLLILCKNKKFINKSGLDLPRCRKWFLMHIGKQKITLD; from the coding sequence ATGGCAAAAAGCATAAATGACATAGAAAATAAAGCGCGAATAGCAGATCTTTTTATTTTAGTTGTGGATGGCAGATGTCCTATTTCTAGTCTAAACGAGAATTTCTCGCAAATTGCAAAAGAAAAAATGACACTAGTAATAGTAACAAAAATTGATCTAGCTGATAAAAATAAATTCACTAAAATAAAAAAATTTTTTACGGATAAAAAATTTTTTGTTCTCTTTGTAAATTTACGAGATTATTCAGCTAGATTAGAAATTATATCACATTTAAATAAAATATTTAAAATAAAACAAGAAAAAAATTCAACTAAATTTTTTTCACCAAGTCTAAAATGTTTTGTTGTCGGAGTACCTAACACTGGAAAATCAACGCTAATAAATTTAATCACAAAATCACAACTAAAAGTAGGAAACCAACCGGGAATAACGAGAAATAATCAATGAATTAGCTATGATAAATTTCTTTTTCTTGACACCCCAGGTATCCTATTGCCAAAAATGGATGATCAAATTTTAGCCGTAAAATTAGCTATTATTGGTTTGATAAGGTGAGAAATTATAAATATTAGTGATCTTTTTATTGAAGCATACAAAATAATTTCTGAACAATACCCAAATTTCATCACAGATTTAGAACTAAAACCTTCGCTAATTGACTCAGAAATTGAAGAAAACTTGTTAATTTTGTGTAAAAATAAAAAATTTATAAATAAAAGCGGTCTAGATTTGCCTCGCTGTCGAAAGTGATTTTTAATGCATATAGGTAAACAAAAAATTACACTAGATTAA